In a single window of the Bradyrhizobium erythrophlei genome:
- a CDS encoding chromate resistance protein ChrB domain-containing protein — protein MDRDSHSISPRDLYERLGSEAAPIVIDVRRDTDILGAERVVAPAFHRSPDRIDEWRNELPSGRTVVTYCAHGEELSQGIATALRIMGIEANFLEGGIAGWTEQGLPTRRNIGPSPSKWVTREHPKIDRIACPWLIRRFIDPNAEFIYVPKDQVVAVAQQTGGIPYDIDGVEFTHEGERCSFDTILRIYDIKDSTLDHLATIVRGADTSRHDLSPQCGGLFAISLGLSANFPDDHEMLKHGMVIYDALYTWCRTLQAETHNWPARAAGT, from the coding sequence ATGGACCGAGACAGCCACTCCATTTCACCTCGCGACCTTTACGAACGGCTCGGCTCCGAAGCCGCGCCGATCGTTATCGATGTTCGGCGCGACACCGACATCCTCGGCGCCGAGAGAGTCGTCGCTCCCGCGTTCCATCGTTCGCCGGATCGGATCGATGAATGGCGCAACGAACTTCCCAGTGGACGCACGGTCGTCACCTATTGCGCTCACGGAGAAGAGCTCAGCCAAGGCATAGCCACAGCCTTGCGCATCATGGGGATAGAGGCAAATTTCCTCGAAGGCGGCATCGCGGGCTGGACCGAACAGGGATTGCCGACGCGCCGGAATATCGGCCCTTCCCCCAGCAAATGGGTGACGCGCGAACACCCGAAGATCGATCGCATCGCCTGTCCCTGGCTGATCCGGCGCTTCATCGATCCCAACGCTGAATTCATCTATGTCCCCAAGGATCAGGTCGTCGCCGTCGCTCAGCAGACAGGCGGAATTCCTTACGACATCGATGGGGTGGAATTCACCCATGAAGGCGAGCGCTGCTCGTTCGACACCATCCTGCGCATCTACGACATCAAGGACTCGACACTCGACCATCTGGCGACGATCGTCCGGGGCGCCGACACCTCGCGGCACGATTTAAGTCCCCAGTGCGGCGGGCTGTTCGCAATCTCTCTGGGCCTGTCAGCGAACTTTCCCGACGACCATGAGATGCTGAAGCACGGCATGGTCATCTATGACGCGCTCTACACCTGGTGCCGCACGCTACAGGCGGAGACCCACAACTGGCCCGCGCGAGCGGCGGGAACTTGA
- a CDS encoding efflux RND transporter permease subunit yields the protein MNLASFALRRPISLLTMVLAVALVGFLAAHRMSRDIFPDLGVPVLYVAQPYGGMDPAQMEGFIVNYYEYHFLYITGIEHVESKSIQGVGLIKLQFHPGTDMAQATAETVGYVDRARAFMPTGTVPPFVMRFDGGSVPVGDLVFSSKTKTVAELQDAALFKVRPLFATLPGVSAPPPFGSSQRTIVVSLDPDKLRSYNMSPDEVVRALGAGNTVSPSGNVRIGDLMPMVPVNSVVGDFKGLSNIPIRSRGTQTIFIRDVGSVEDSADIQTGYALVNGRRTVYIPVTKRADASTLAVVQAVKANMPRFQSVLPNDVEVSYQFDQSPYVTRAIQGLLVEGALGAVLTGLMVLLFLRDWRSSLVVVLNIPLAILASVTALWVSGQTINIMTLGGLALAVGILVDEATVTIENIHTHLADGQSLARAASKATAETTLPRFVAMLCILAVFIPAFFMTGAAHNLFVPLALAVGFSMVGSYLLSSTFVPVLSVWMLRDAGTRPEPQETFFDRLRARYDRFARAVMKRRRIVVFSYLIISGAIISLVGGSLGTEIFPVVDTGQLQLHLRAPAGTRIERTEQIALQTLDVIKREVGPDNVDISLGFVGTQPPNYPINTIYLWSSGSEEAVLQVQLKRGAGIRIEDLKERLRQTLPQELPGVRFSFEPSDIVSRVMSFGAPTPIEVAVSGPNLADSRQYADKLRAKLAQVPTLRDLGFEQELDYPTVNVAVDRERAGVLGVTADDVAKSVVAGTSSSRYTSANYWADPKSGIGYQVQVEIPEHRMNSLEEVKNLPIARRSGGQIDLRNVAGVTDGAALGEYDRYNMQRMLTLSANISGEDLGRAAARVQQAINDTGKPPDRVNVTVRGQVQPMAEMFEGLRLGLLMAVGVILLLLTANFQSLRLSLAVGSTIPAVIAGVVLVLWLTRTTLNIQSFMGAIMAIGVAVANAILLVTFVERSRIEGREPWEAAIEGARSRLRPILMTSFAMLAGMVPMALGLGEGGEQSAPLGRAVIGGLLGATCATLIVLPAILATLQSRHALISASLDPDDPHSRYFESEPRLGPVSERGDGFPEHHARAAE from the coding sequence ATGAACTTGGCGTCGTTTGCGTTGCGACGCCCGATCTCGCTTTTGACAATGGTCCTAGCCGTTGCATTGGTGGGTTTTCTGGCGGCCCATCGAATGTCTCGGGACATCTTCCCGGATCTCGGCGTACCCGTCCTGTACGTGGCACAGCCGTACGGCGGCATGGACCCGGCGCAGATGGAAGGGTTCATCGTCAACTATTATGAATACCACTTCCTCTACATCACCGGCATCGAGCATGTCGAAAGCAAATCGATCCAGGGCGTCGGGCTGATCAAGCTACAATTTCATCCCGGCACCGACATGGCGCAGGCCACGGCGGAGACTGTCGGCTACGTCGACCGCGCCCGCGCCTTCATGCCTACGGGAACGGTACCGCCTTTCGTGATGCGATTCGACGGTGGCAGCGTTCCGGTCGGCGACTTGGTCTTCTCCAGCAAGACAAAAACAGTCGCCGAGCTTCAGGATGCGGCGCTCTTCAAGGTTCGCCCGTTGTTCGCGACTTTGCCAGGCGTGTCGGCGCCGCCGCCCTTCGGCTCGAGCCAGCGCACCATCGTTGTCAGCTTGGATCCTGACAAGCTCCGTTCCTACAATATGTCACCGGATGAGGTGGTGCGGGCATTAGGTGCCGGTAACACGGTCAGCCCATCTGGAAACGTCCGCATCGGCGATCTCATGCCAATGGTGCCGGTCAACTCCGTTGTCGGGGATTTCAAGGGTCTGAGCAACATTCCCATCCGCTCGCGCGGGACGCAGACGATCTTCATACGCGACGTCGGATCGGTCGAAGACAGCGCCGACATCCAGACCGGCTACGCGCTGGTGAATGGACGCCGCACGGTCTACATCCCCGTAACCAAACGAGCCGACGCCTCGACACTTGCGGTTGTCCAGGCTGTCAAAGCCAACATGCCCCGCTTCCAATCGGTACTGCCCAATGATGTTGAGGTCAGTTACCAGTTCGACCAGTCTCCCTACGTCACGCGTGCCATCCAGGGCCTGTTGGTCGAAGGCGCTCTCGGCGCGGTGCTCACGGGCCTCATGGTGCTCCTGTTTCTGCGGGATTGGCGCAGTTCGCTTGTCGTGGTTTTAAACATTCCGCTCGCGATCCTCGCATCGGTGACAGCGCTCTGGGTATCGGGTCAGACGATCAACATCATGACCTTGGGCGGGTTGGCGTTGGCAGTCGGCATCCTGGTCGACGAGGCGACAGTCACCATCGAGAACATCCATACCCATCTTGCTGATGGCCAAAGCCTTGCCCGTGCCGCGAGTAAGGCCACGGCCGAGACCACGCTGCCCCGTTTTGTGGCCATGCTCTGCATTCTGGCGGTGTTCATTCCCGCCTTCTTCATGACCGGCGCCGCGCACAACCTGTTCGTACCGCTGGCCTTGGCAGTCGGCTTCTCGATGGTTGGGTCGTATCTGCTTTCCAGTACCTTTGTGCCGGTGCTCTCGGTCTGGATGTTGCGCGATGCGGGCACGCGCCCCGAACCGCAAGAGACGTTTTTCGATCGGCTGCGTGCCAGGTACGATCGGTTCGCGCGCGCCGTCATGAAACGGCGGCGCATCGTCGTGTTTTCCTATCTCATCATCAGCGGCGCAATCATTTCCCTGGTCGGCGGCTCCCTCGGCACCGAGATTTTTCCAGTCGTGGATACCGGCCAGCTTCAATTGCATCTTCGGGCTCCGGCAGGAACGCGCATCGAGCGGACCGAGCAGATCGCGCTACAAACACTCGACGTGATCAAGCGCGAGGTCGGGCCGGATAACGTGGACATCAGCCTGGGTTTTGTCGGCACGCAGCCGCCCAATTACCCGATCAATACCATTTACCTCTGGAGTTCCGGCTCCGAGGAAGCCGTGCTGCAGGTGCAGCTCAAACGCGGCGCCGGGATCCGCATCGAGGATTTGAAGGAGCGACTGCGTCAGACACTGCCCCAAGAACTGCCGGGTGTACGCTTCTCATTCGAACCAAGCGACATCGTCAGCCGGGTGATGAGCTTCGGTGCGCCGACACCAATCGAAGTGGCCGTGAGCGGGCCGAACCTCGCCGATAGTCGCCAATACGCCGACAAGCTCCGAGCCAAATTGGCACAGGTGCCGACGCTGCGAGACCTGGGATTCGAGCAGGAACTCGATTACCCGACCGTAAACGTCGCTGTGGATCGCGAGCGAGCGGGCGTATTGGGGGTAACGGCGGATGATGTGGCAAAATCGGTCGTCGCGGGCACGTCATCCAGTCGCTACACCTCCGCGAATTATTGGGCCGATCCCAAGAGCGGCATTGGCTATCAGGTGCAGGTCGAGATCCCCGAGCACCGGATGAATTCCCTGGAGGAGGTAAAGAACCTCCCCATCGCTCGCCGGTCGGGCGGACAGATCGACCTCCGCAACGTGGCCGGCGTCACCGACGGCGCGGCGCTCGGCGAATATGACCGCTACAACATGCAGCGCATGCTGACACTCAGCGCCAACATCTCCGGCGAAGATCTTGGACGCGCGGCAGCCCGCGTGCAGCAGGCGATCAACGATACGGGAAAGCCGCCCGATCGGGTAAACGTGACGGTGCGCGGGCAAGTCCAGCCCATGGCGGAGATGTTCGAAGGCCTGCGTCTGGGACTCTTGATGGCGGTGGGTGTCATCCTCCTGCTGCTGACCGCCAACTTCCAATCGCTCCGGCTTTCCCTGGCGGTGGGGTCGACGATTCCCGCCGTCATCGCCGGGGTCGTACTTGTGCTGTGGCTCACCCGGACCACGCTCAACATTCAATCTTTCATGGGCGCGATCATGGCGATCGGAGTGGCCGTGGCAAACGCGATCCTGCTGGTCACTTTCGTTGAGCGCAGCCGCATCGAAGGCCGCGAGCCATGGGAGGCGGCAATAGAAGGCGCACGGAGTCGTCTGCGTCCGATCCTGATGACCAGTTTCGCGATGCTGGCCGGGATGGTGCCGATGGCGTTGGGCCTGGGCGAAGGCGGAGAGCAAAGTGCGCCGCTTGGGCGGGCGGTGATCGGCGGTCTCCTCGGCGCAACCTGTGCCACGCTCATCGTCCTGCCGGCGATCTTGGCCACGCTCCAGTCGCGGCATGCCTTGATTTCCGCCTCGCTCGATCCTGATGACCCGCATAGCCGCTATTTCGAGTCGGAGCCGCGGCTCGGCCCGGTATCGGAACGTGGCGACGGATTCCCTGAACACCATGCTCGGGCAGCGGAATAG
- a CDS encoding efflux RND transporter periplasmic adaptor subunit codes for MVGVGAAGVVADWHLAASPSPPLVSPWKPDNLPRVEVVHPRRAAVAQRLQTNATLEAFEESDLFAKVSGYLSDVRVDIGDHVKAGQVLAIIDVPEMKQELAEAEAQLESKKSSLESARHQLDHNKADAALQNALAKDREQLGEGRQFISDRTLDQVHANADIAKADLGVAEANRDLAANQVDVATATVEKIKTLLAYTQIVAPFDGVVARRQVNRGDLVQAATATRTTPSAGSLFTVQRIDTIRVFCDVPENDVPHLHVGDPAIVKPSGFDGKAFMGNVTRFSLRLDPETRNMRTEIDLPNPKERLYPGTYAEVSLEMSRRPNVLTVPAAAVGSDDGGSFVYTVTDGRIARLAVKTGLTDNGRIEVATGVSEETPVVASSKGVPPLTTAVQPQMIRENS; via the coding sequence GTGGTCGGCGTCGGCGCGGCAGGCGTCGTTGCGGATTGGCATTTGGCAGCATCGCCATCGCCACCGCTCGTGAGTCCGTGGAAGCCGGATAACCTGCCGCGGGTCGAGGTTGTGCATCCGCGCCGCGCTGCTGTAGCCCAACGTCTCCAAACCAACGCCACCCTCGAAGCCTTTGAGGAATCCGATCTCTTCGCCAAGGTCTCCGGGTACCTGTCCGACGTCCGCGTCGATATCGGGGATCACGTGAAGGCAGGTCAAGTGCTCGCGATCATCGACGTTCCCGAAATGAAGCAGGAGCTTGCCGAAGCAGAGGCCCAGCTGGAATCCAAGAAAAGCTCGCTAGAGAGCGCGCGCCACCAACTGGATCACAACAAGGCGGACGCAGCGCTTCAAAACGCCTTGGCGAAAGACCGGGAGCAACTGGGCGAGGGACGGCAGTTCATCAGCGACCGGACCCTCGATCAGGTGCACGCCAACGCGGATATCGCCAAGGCGGATCTCGGCGTGGCGGAAGCGAACCGCGACCTCGCGGCCAACCAGGTCGACGTCGCCACCGCGACTGTGGAGAAGATCAAGACACTGCTCGCCTATACCCAGATCGTGGCGCCTTTCGATGGCGTGGTGGCACGACGCCAGGTGAACCGGGGCGATTTGGTCCAGGCCGCCACGGCCACGCGGACGACGCCGTCTGCGGGATCGCTGTTCACAGTGCAGCGGATCGACACGATTCGGGTGTTTTGCGACGTTCCGGAGAACGACGTGCCTCACCTTCACGTTGGCGATCCGGCCATCGTCAAGCCGTCTGGCTTCGACGGGAAGGCATTTATGGGCAACGTAACCCGTTTCTCCCTACGTCTCGATCCCGAGACCCGCAATATGCGTACCGAGATCGACCTGCCCAATCCCAAGGAGCGACTATATCCCGGAACGTATGCGGAGGTCTCACTGGAAATGAGCCGGCGCCCCAATGTTCTCACCGTACCCGCGGCGGCTGTAGGTTCGGATGACGGCGGAAGCTTCGTGTACACCGTCACCGACGGACGTATCGCACGCCTAGCGGTCAAAACTGGTCTTACCGATAACGGCCGCATCGAGGTAGCTACCGGTGTGTCGGAAGAGACACCGGTGGTCGCGAGCAGTAAGGGCGTGCCGCCACTGACAACGGCCGTTCAGCCGCAGATGATCCGCGAGAACTCCTAG
- a CDS encoding LysR family transcriptional regulator, translated as MATEHLNKTAPKLGAIDLNLLVVFDAIMRERSVTRAGQRLGLSQPAISHALTRLRHMLKDELFVRSPYGMMPTPRAEHLATPIRIALDGLQQSLEPDHFEPAKATTTFRIAVDNYAAIVLVAPIAAYVARIAPGVSLDFRPSGTLDVLEQLDRGELHLAMGPSAPQGERFSRRRLLQDQFVVVHRKGHPAAKAREISTEHLAALFQLEISSAQFGTEFAETGPAGPKPGAKRAMRAPFLSTAQILATSDLVAVVPLNVAKGMTRSHQLVYRRLSRSPKPIEAAMIWLRRFDNQPAHAWLRDVIARVSDDLRGT; from the coding sequence ATGGCGACCGAACATTTGAACAAGACAGCGCCCAAACTAGGTGCGATCGATCTGAACCTGCTGGTCGTTTTCGACGCCATCATGCGGGAGCGGTCCGTCACGCGGGCGGGGCAACGGCTCGGACTCAGTCAGCCGGCCATCAGCCATGCCCTGACCCGATTGCGTCACATGCTCAAAGACGAGCTGTTTGTCCGCAGCCCATACGGAATGATGCCGACGCCGCGCGCCGAACATCTCGCCACCCCGATCAGGATCGCGCTCGACGGGCTGCAGCAATCGCTCGAACCGGATCATTTCGAACCGGCCAAGGCGACGACGACCTTTCGCATCGCCGTCGACAATTATGCCGCGATCGTTCTGGTCGCGCCAATCGCCGCATATGTGGCGAGGATTGCTCCTGGCGTTAGCCTGGATTTTCGGCCAAGCGGCACCCTGGATGTTTTGGAGCAGCTTGACCGAGGCGAACTGCATCTGGCGATGGGTCCGTCAGCCCCCCAGGGCGAGCGGTTCTCGCGGCGGCGGTTGTTGCAGGACCAATTCGTCGTGGTGCATCGCAAGGGTCACCCGGCCGCAAAAGCGCGGGAAATCTCGACGGAACACCTGGCAGCCCTCTTCCAGCTGGAAATCTCGTCGGCCCAATTTGGGACCGAATTTGCCGAAACCGGACCAGCAGGACCAAAGCCCGGCGCCAAACGGGCGATGCGGGCGCCATTCCTGTCGACGGCGCAGATCCTCGCCACATCGGACCTGGTGGCGGTGGTTCCGCTGAACGTCGCGAAAGGCATGACGAGGTCGCACCAGCTTGTTTACCGTCGGCTTTCACGTTCGCCCAAGCCGATCGAGGCGGCCATGATCTGGCTACGACGGTTCGATAACCAGCCTGCGCACGCCTGGTTGCGCGACGTCATCGCCCGTGTATCCGACGACCTTCGTGGCACATGA
- a CDS encoding efflux RND transporter permease subunit produces the protein MIGIVRLALRRPYTFVVMAVLILIFGTASALRTPTDIFPNINIPVISVVFSYTGLPADDMAGRIVTFYERSLPNAVNDIEHIESQSIVNYGIIKIFFQPTVNINAALAQVNGMSQTVLKQMPPGITPPLILSFNASSVPIFQLALSSDKMSETQVFDSALNFIRPALAPVPGASLPLPYGGKVRQVQADLNQQALHQYGVSANDVINALSLQNLITPVGTQKIGPYEYTVNLNDSPKAVEAFNDLPIKTVNGTVIYMRDVAYVHDGSPPQTNVVRVNGASAVLLTIMKAGASSTLDIINGVKRLLPSVSQTLPDSLKLTAAGDQSVFVTDAVSSVIREGVIAAALTGTMILLFLGSWRSTLIITVSIPLAILAALMGLSLLGETINVMTLGGLALAVGILVDDATVTIENINSHLERGKQIEPAILDGAMEIVAPATVSLLCICIAFVPMFGLGGVAGYLFRPLAEAVTLALAASYVLSQTLVPTLANYLLRSQRVHGSPDDTGQAKASRNPLARFQRSFERHFENVRKHYLGLLQLCLRNRVKVIAGFLCFSLLSFGLAPYLGQDFFPTVDGGQIKLHLRAPTGTRIEETTSLTDRISTAIKGIIPPGELDGMVSNIGLSVSGINMAYNNSGTIGVGDADILISLKPNHAPTDGYIKTMREKLPQQFPGTNFAFLPADIVSQVLNFGAPAPIDLQVAGKDLAADRKYANSVLAKVREIPGIADARIQQAFQQPTLDVNVDRSLTSLAGLSEKDVATAMLTTLSGSSQSAPTYWLNPANGVSYAVSVQTPQRNINSMTGLENIPVTSAAAAPQLLGGLAQVQRTNSNAVVSHYNVQPVIDIFATPQGRDLGALASDIQKVIHDTAKDMPKGASVALRGQVSTMTSAYQQLFIGLAAAIVLIYLLIVVNFQSWVDPFVIIMALPTALAGVVWALFGTGTTLSVPALTGAIMCMGVATANSILVTSFARERMAAGANGMAAAFEAGAARFRPVLMTALAMVIGMLPMATEAGQNTPLGRAVIGGLIFATCATLFLVPTIFSLVHGRQHANADRADAPPSPSH, from the coding sequence ATGATCGGAATCGTCCGGCTCGCCTTGCGGCGTCCCTATACGTTCGTTGTCATGGCGGTGCTGATCCTGATCTTCGGCACGGCGTCGGCGCTGCGCACGCCCACCGACATCTTCCCCAACATCAACATCCCCGTCATCAGCGTGGTGTTCAGCTACACGGGCCTGCCTGCCGATGACATGGCCGGCCGCATCGTCACCTTCTACGAGCGATCGCTGCCCAATGCCGTCAACGACATCGAGCATATCGAATCCCAGTCGATCGTAAACTACGGGATTATCAAGATCTTCTTTCAGCCGACGGTGAACATCAATGCCGCGTTGGCGCAGGTCAACGGCATGTCGCAGACGGTGCTGAAGCAGATGCCGCCCGGCATCACACCGCCGCTGATCCTGAGCTTTAATGCGTCGAGCGTCCCAATTTTTCAGCTGGCTCTTTCGAGCGATAAAATGTCCGAAACCCAGGTTTTCGACTCGGCGCTGAACTTCATTCGCCCGGCTCTCGCTCCCGTCCCGGGAGCCTCGCTTCCGCTTCCCTACGGCGGCAAGGTGCGGCAGGTCCAGGCCGATCTCAATCAGCAGGCTTTACATCAGTACGGGGTTTCCGCGAACGACGTCATCAATGCGCTTTCGTTGCAGAACCTCATCACGCCGGTCGGCACCCAGAAGATCGGCCCTTACGAATACACCGTCAACCTCAACGACTCGCCGAAAGCGGTGGAAGCTTTCAACGATCTCCCGATCAAGACAGTCAACGGCACCGTCATCTATATGCGTGATGTCGCTTACGTGCATGACGGCAGTCCGCCGCAGACCAATGTCGTTCGCGTTAACGGCGCCAGCGCCGTGCTGCTGACCATCATGAAGGCGGGCGCGAGCTCGACTTTGGATATCATCAACGGCGTCAAGCGCCTGCTGCCTTCGGTGTCGCAGACACTTCCCGACAGCCTGAAGCTGACGGCGGCTGGCGATCAATCCGTTTTCGTGACCGATGCGGTATCAAGCGTCATCAGGGAAGGCGTGATCGCGGCGGCGCTGACCGGGACGATGATCCTGCTGTTCCTTGGAAGCTGGCGCTCGACGCTCATCATTACAGTATCAATTCCGTTGGCGATATTGGCGGCGCTCATGGGCCTGTCCCTGCTGGGCGAAACGATCAATGTCATGACGCTTGGTGGTCTGGCGCTGGCCGTCGGAATTCTGGTCGACGACGCGACCGTAACCATCGAAAACATCAATTCGCATCTCGAGCGGGGCAAGCAGATCGAGCCTGCCATTCTCGATGGCGCGATGGAAATCGTTGCGCCGGCGACGGTGTCGCTGCTCTGCATTTGCATCGCATTTGTGCCGATGTTCGGGCTCGGTGGTGTCGCCGGTTACCTTTTTCGGCCGCTCGCCGAGGCGGTCACGCTCGCGCTTGCCGCTTCCTATGTCCTTTCGCAGACACTGGTGCCGACGCTGGCAAACTATCTCTTGCGCAGTCAACGCGTACACGGCTCGCCGGATGACACCGGGCAGGCGAAAGCCAGCCGCAATCCGCTTGCACGCTTCCAGCGGAGTTTCGAGCGCCATTTCGAGAACGTCAGGAAACACTATCTGGGCTTGCTGCAACTCTGTCTGCGGAACCGGGTCAAGGTAATCGCCGGATTTCTGTGCTTCAGCCTCCTGTCGTTCGGCCTCGCGCCTTATCTCGGCCAGGACTTTTTTCCGACGGTGGATGGTGGGCAGATCAAGCTTCACCTTCGCGCGCCGACCGGAACGCGGATCGAAGAAACGACCAGCCTGACCGACCGGATCAGCACGGCCATTAAAGGCATCATTCCGCCCGGCGAACTCGACGGCATGGTGAGCAATATTGGGCTCTCCGTCAGCGGCATCAATATGGCCTACAATAACTCCGGCACCATCGGCGTGGGAGACGCCGACATCCTGATCAGTCTGAAGCCCAATCACGCGCCGACCGACGGCTACATCAAGACCATGCGGGAGAAACTGCCCCAGCAGTTTCCCGGCACGAACTTCGCCTTCCTCCCGGCGGATATCGTCAGCCAGGTCCTGAACTTCGGAGCGCCGGCGCCGATCGACCTGCAGGTTGCCGGTAAGGACCTTGCCGCAGATCGGAAGTACGCAAATTCCGTGCTGGCGAAGGTCAGGGAGATTCCAGGCATCGCCGATGCGCGGATCCAGCAGGCGTTTCAGCAGCCGACCCTTGACGTCAATGTCGACCGCTCGCTCACCTCGCTCGCGGGCCTTAGCGAGAAGGACGTAGCCACCGCCATGCTGACGACGCTGTCGGGAAGCTCGCAGTCTGCTCCGACCTACTGGCTGAACCCTGCCAACGGCGTGTCCTACGCGGTCTCGGTTCAGACCCCCCAGCGTAATATCAACTCCATGACCGGCCTGGAAAACATTCCGGTGACATCCGCCGCTGCCGCTCCCCAACTTCTCGGCGGCCTGGCGCAGGTCCAGCGGACCAACAGCAACGCCGTCGTGTCCCACTACAACGTCCAACCCGTGATCGACATTTTCGCGACGCCGCAGGGGCGCGATCTCGGAGCGCTCGCATCGGACATTCAAAAGGTCATTCACGACACCGCAAAAGATATGCCCAAGGGAGCGAGCGTCGCATTGCGAGGTCAAGTGAGTACGATGACCAGCGCCTACCAGCAGCTCTTCATTGGTCTCGCCGCAGCGATCGTTCTCATCTACCTGTTGATCGTCGTCAACTTTCAGTCCTGGGTCGATCCCTTCGTTATCATCATGGCGCTGCCGACTGCATTGGCCGGTGTCGTCTGGGCTTTGTTCGGGACCGGGACAACGCTTTCGGTCCCCGCGCTTACCGGCGCGATCATGTGCATGGGGGTGGCGACCGCCAACAGCATCCTGGTGACCAGTTTTGCCCGCGAGCGGATGGCGGCCGGAGCGAATGGTATGGCGGCTGCGTTCGAGGCGGGCGCAGCGCGGTTTCGCCCGGTGCTGATGACCGCGCTCGCGATGGTCATCGGCATGCTGCCGATGGCGACCGAAGCCGGACAGAATACGCCCCTGGGGCGTGCGGTGATCGGCGGGCTGATCTTTGCTACCTGCGCCACGCTGTTTCTGGTGCCCACGATTTTCAGCCTGGTGCACGGCCGCCAGCATGCCAACGCAGATCGGGCGGACGCCCCGCCTTCGCCGTCGCATTGA
- a CDS encoding efflux RND transporter periplasmic adaptor subunit, with protein sequence MSSEDVKAPSRRSLLTAATAAVLLAAVVVGYGFVNRAQSKQEVEDWTAAASVPTVALAQSIPQSPTQTLTLPGNIQPFNRAEIFARVNGYLKSWDHDIGSQVKSGEVLATIDAPDLDQQLGQAKATLASVRANHQIASLTASRNNILLQKQIVAQQLADQTTADEKAKEAVVDANEANVRQLEAMQSFKTLAAPFDGVVTARNVELGMLINSGGSGQPLFEVSDLHRIRLYVQVPQSFSAALTVGMKAKFGMPQYPGVQFDATLSHISKAINQASHSMQVELQADNADGKFFGGSYCIVHFEIPTDANLVKIPSTALVTGNQGTQVATIDGNNKVVFKRVQLGRDLGDSVEVLAGLSPSDRIIDNPPETLTTGDAVRVAGATPQSAGVVSRASTARH encoded by the coding sequence ATGTCCTCGGAAGACGTCAAAGCTCCAAGCCGGCGAAGCCTCCTGACGGCGGCTACAGCCGCGGTTCTGCTTGCCGCCGTGGTGGTCGGCTATGGCTTCGTCAACCGCGCCCAGAGCAAGCAGGAAGTGGAGGACTGGACCGCGGCGGCAAGTGTTCCAACCGTTGCGCTGGCTCAATCGATTCCGCAGAGCCCGACTCAAACATTGACGCTGCCGGGAAATATCCAGCCCTTCAACCGGGCGGAGATCTTCGCGCGGGTGAACGGTTACCTTAAGAGCTGGGACCACGACATCGGCTCGCAGGTTAAGTCCGGCGAGGTGCTCGCCACCATCGACGCCCCCGACCTCGATCAGCAGCTTGGTCAGGCCAAGGCAACGCTGGCAAGCGTGAGGGCCAATCATCAGATTGCGTCCCTCACCGCAAGCCGCAACAACATCCTGCTGCAAAAGCAGATCGTTGCCCAGCAGCTTGCCGATCAGACCACCGCCGACGAAAAGGCGAAAGAAGCCGTCGTCGACGCCAATGAAGCCAATGTCCGGCAGCTCGAGGCCATGCAGTCGTTCAAGACGCTTGCCGCGCCCTTTGATGGCGTCGTGACCGCCCGAAACGTAGAGCTTGGCATGCTGATCAACTCGGGAGGCTCAGGTCAGCCGTTGTTCGAAGTGTCAGACCTGCATCGTATCCGACTTTACGTGCAGGTCCCGCAATCGTTCTCAGCCGCGCTAACGGTGGGAATGAAAGCCAAGTTCGGGATGCCGCAGTATCCGGGCGTGCAATTCGACGCCACGCTCTCGCACATATCCAAGGCGATCAATCAAGCTTCGCACAGCATGCAGGTCGAGCTGCAGGCCGACAATGCAGACGGAAAATTTTTCGGCGGTAGCTACTGCATTGTGCACTTTGAAATTCCGACCGACGCCAATCTCGTGAAGATTCCGTCCACCGCCCTCGTCACCGGCAATCAGGGCACGCAGGTCGCAACGATCGACGGGAATAACAAGGTCGTATTCAAGAGAGTGCAACTGGGCCGCGATCTCGGCGACAGCGTGGAAGTCCTTGCAGGCTTGTCGCCGTCCGACCGGATCATCGATAACCCGCCGGAAACATTGACGACCGGCGATGCGGTCCGCGTCGCTGGCGCGACGCCGCAAAGCGCGGGGGTGGTGTCGCGGGCGTCAACGGCCCGACACTGA